The genomic stretch CTGGTTTTTAGGAAGATGGAGTGCGCTTTATGGCGGTGTCAATCGGAGTAATGCGGTTTTGGCGTTGATTGATCAAATTACGGACCAAGACTTTACAAGACAAGCAGGTGAAGCTTATTTTTTAAGAGGATATTTTAATTTTGAACTTCAAAAGTTCTATGGATATCCATCCTTTATTTCTGTAGAGAATTTGGTGAATGAAGAATTCAATCAACCCAATCCTGGACCTATCTGGGCCGAAATAGAAGCTGATTTTCAAGCTGCCATAGAAAGGTTGGATGATGAAATAATTGTAGGTAGAGCAAATGCTTGGGTGGCCAAGGCCTTTTTAGGAAAGGCATACTTGTACCAAGGAAAGTATGATGAGGCCTTACCTCTGTTCAATGATGTCATCAATAATGGACCATACGCATTAAATACTGAGTTTGTTGACAATTTTAATGCTGCTGGAGAGAATGGACTCGAATCGATGTTTGCCATTCAGTTTGCATCGGATGATGGTCGTTCCTTTAATGGTAACGGTGCCGGTACATTAAACTTCCCAGGTGGTGGGCCTTTGGGTACTTGTTGTGGATTTTATCAACCTACACAGGACTTGGTAAATGCTTATCAGACCGATGGTTCAGGATTGCCACTATTGGATTCTTATGCTGCTACCGATGTAGTCAGTGATTATGGAATTAACTCCACTTTTGATCATGATGATAATGAAGAGACTCCTGAAATCCCAACAGATTTCACACCTCATACAGGACCATTAGATCCAAGGTTGGATTACACAGTTTCCCGTAGAGGAATCGATTATAACGGTTTTGGACGTAATCCTGGAAAGGCATGGATCAGAGCAACTTTTAGTGATATTTCAGGACCTTATTTGCCCAAGAAGAACGTGTACCAAGCAGATGAAGTAGGCGCCAACCGCGGAACGGGTGGTTGGGGATCCGATTGGTCCGGTATCAACTATAACATTATGCGTTTTGCCGATGTATTGTTGATGGCGGCTGAAGCTGCTGTAGAGCAAACCAGTCCAAACTTACCTTTGGCACTGGAGTATGTAAATAGGGTACGTGATAGGGCAAAGAACATGACATATGTACAGGCCTTGGATGAAAACGATGATCCTATTCCAGATACAGATGCGGCCAATTATCAAATTGAGCTTTATGCATCCTTTCCAGACCAAGCGTTTGCTAGAAAAGCAATTCGTTTTGAGCGTCGCTTGGAATTTGGTATGGAGGGACATAGGTTGTTCGACCTAAGAAGATGGGGCAATGCTATGGAGACCA from Flagellimonas oceani encodes the following:
- a CDS encoding RagB/SusD family nutrient uptake outer membrane protein translates to MKKKIIFSTMLVGLLLWACADDFTEKSATGNIPDQDLQTATGVELKLTAAYSAMDGERVNRQGEGVAAGGDNWWSDVVSDDAHRGSTDGDNTALFQVETLDWQTGNSWFLGRWSALYGGVNRSNAVLALIDQITDQDFTRQAGEAYFLRGYFNFELQKFYGYPSFISVENLVNEEFNQPNPGPIWAEIEADFQAAIERLDDEIIVGRANAWVAKAFLGKAYLYQGKYDEALPLFNDVINNGPYALNTEFVDNFNAAGENGLESMFAIQFASDDGRSFNGNGAGTLNFPGGGPLGTCCGFYQPTQDLVNAYQTDGSGLPLLDSYAATDVVSDYGINSTFDHDDNEETPEIPTDFTPHTGPLDPRLDYTVSRRGIDYNGFGRNPGKAWIRATFSDISGPYLPKKNVYQADEVGANRGTGGWGSDWSGINYNIMRFADVLLMAAEAAVEQTSPNLPLALEYVNRVRDRAKNMTYVQALDENDDPIPDTDAANYQIELYASFPDQAFARKAIRFERRLEFGMEGHRLFDLRRWGNAMETINTYIENEAEDLDQAGYDSKFNEYQPKHDLFPIPINAIDQSGNVLQQSPLWQ